A window from Flammeovirgaceae bacterium encodes these proteins:
- a CDS encoding caspase family protein, protein MKKLIVFLPALVLSFFTYPQAIEGTSNSVMVEIGKPAPVMAKTVDPDQLTLETLGITDLPKYHALIIGISKYKYAGPGLPDLDMPEKDAEKIYSILTERYAFDPANVTLLKNATREEIINTFDRLATMVKDKDNLLVFYAGHGFYDRSKDFGYWLPADAKKTSTSAWIANSTIKDYMGAINSKHTLLITDACFGGSIFKTRSVEATILQFNQLYKDNSRKALTSGNLTEVPDKSVFVKYLIKELEENEDLFLSSAKLFTRMYEPIVNNAPTIPQYGVIQGAGDEGGDFIFIRRN, encoded by the coding sequence ATGAAAAAGCTTATTGTATTTCTTCCGGCTTTGGTACTGTCCTTCTTTACCTACCCCCAGGCGATTGAAGGGACGAGCAATTCCGTAATGGTGGAAATCGGGAAGCCTGCACCGGTAATGGCCAAAACCGTGGATCCGGACCAGCTTACTTTGGAAACCCTTGGCATTACCGACTTGCCGAAATACCATGCCCTTATCATAGGTATTTCAAAATACAAATATGCCGGTCCGGGCTTGCCCGACCTGGACATGCCCGAAAAGGATGCCGAAAAGATATATTCCATACTTACGGAGCGGTATGCCTTTGATCCGGCCAATGTTACCCTGCTGAAGAATGCCACACGGGAGGAAATCATCAACACATTTGACCGTCTGGCCACTATGGTCAAGGATAAGGACAACCTTTTGGTTTTTTATGCAGGCCATGGTTTCTACGATAGGTCCAAGGACTTTGGCTACTGGCTTCCGGCAGACGCGAAGAAAACCAGTACCAGTGCCTGGATTGCCAACAGCACCATTAAGGACTATATGGGGGCCATTAATTCGAAACATACATTGTTGATTACGGATGCATGTTTTGGTGGGAGTATTTTTAAGACGCGGTCGGTGGAAGCCACTATTTTGCAGTTCAACCAATTGTACAAGGACAACAGCCGGAAGGCCCTGACCAGTGGGAACCTGACGGAAGTGCCCGACAAAAGTGTATTTGTAAAATACCTGATCAAAGAGCTGGAGGAAAACGAAGACCTGTTCCTTTCTTCGGCAAAATTGTTCACCCGTATGTACGAGCCCATTGTGAACAATGCCCCTACCATTCCCCAGTATGGCGTGATCCAGGGTGCTGGGGACGAAGGGGGGGATTTTATTTTTATCCGGAGGAACTGA
- a CDS encoding HNH endonuclease: MNNRVLVLNQDFSPLMVCSVQRAFILVYLNKSEMLRPANGHKLRTVTQSFAMPSVIRLNRYVRAPYKGVNLTRQNIFRRDGNQCQYCGTHKDLTLDHVIPSSKGGPHSWLNLVTACKRCNAKKGDHTPEEAGMHPRHKPYRPTYTLFLRDNNGVENGWDEYLR; the protein is encoded by the coding sequence GTGAACAATAGGGTATTGGTATTGAACCAGGATTTCAGCCCGCTGATGGTATGCTCCGTACAGCGTGCGTTCATATTGGTATACCTAAACAAAAGTGAAATGCTCCGCCCCGCCAATGGCCATAAATTGCGTACGGTTACCCAAAGTTTTGCCATGCCCTCGGTCATCCGGCTCAACCGGTACGTAAGGGCGCCTTACAAAGGGGTGAACCTGACCAGGCAAAATATTTTCAGGCGGGACGGCAACCAATGTCAATATTGTGGCACGCACAAAGACCTAACGCTGGACCATGTTATACCAAGTTCAAAGGGAGGCCCCCACTCTTGGCTTAACCTGGTTACAGCGTGTAAAAGGTGCAACGCAAAAAAAGGAGACCATACCCCTGAAGAAGCAGGGATGCACCCCAGACACAAACCCTATAGGCCCACCTATACGCTCTTCCTGCGCGACAACAATGGGGTTGAAAATGGTTGGGACGAATACCTGAGGTAG
- a CDS encoding CHAT domain-containing protein yields MKTYRIFVFLVLATGCTTPSIVATQSIQLGDAMYNQSQYEKAIRHYEEYLEISPTLGLYRNPVKEAEVLRKLAHAHATQGRYSVSSGYLNNAMAIDTTLGNNQLAIAEDFRQKGLLEAYLGNYLQAVKYLERTIWLSEGMEKSIKDTKKLSLAETYLSLAQVHQTMGDYKEAKGLAEQANTIFGSVSKGEEGKMECFLLLGAIAREMSLPEESMKWTRQSMDMAKRLHLNTARQNQAIGDIFFLKGDYEEGIRYKLEALKEARQANIVPQVIAAYMRLGDAFMQLGDKQKANDYYQQAWVLQNGIEDDSVSNTSLRMRLGDVEGSLQKYIRSGSQIGAGIVSLKMCLRYINRENWDSAQAYARQSKFFFEKAGNNEGVAKANLTMATLLNKQDRMKEAIALIDKVKGQTLQPDLQWQALYQEGIAYEALGDFEEALKAYEGAVGIIDAIRGNLTIEEFKSLFADSKVAVYDRLINLIIRHGQGLGLTPDQVATQSFDYNEHSRSRAFLDMMGNKKISPKSNADNQLLEEEQLLRLKIQQLIRELDTNPKANRQVLLGGLKEARLSHDRVVQEIKLNNPAYATVSGVVPPTLLDIQSNLSDDAAIVEYWVGEEALHIWAVTRDAVKTKSVEISKTELARQITLSRRYISAQLPQPATNTLQGLYGLLFEPIREFVEGSKSLIIVPHRSLHFLPFQALISKEKKYLIERYVVSYAPSSAIWRYCNSTSVPNHNKFLGMALGGITIGDAPPLPGTTEEVEQISKIYTEFKTLEGKEFTESEAKKEVANYDYIHVATHGRFNSREPMYSYLLMGNSNEDDGKLTVTEIMDMQINSRFVTLSACETGLGGLSEGDDLIGMSRAFIYAGAPQVVVSLWKVDDATTSWLMTRFHQYVRGGARVSESLAHAQRDLLNQEVGTSQDVAGALANRSPEQSRTPYYWAPFVVIGSDK; encoded by the coding sequence ATGAAAACATATAGGATTTTTGTGTTTTTGGTCCTTGCCACTGGTTGCACCACCCCTTCCATTGTGGCCACGCAATCCATTCAGTTGGGCGATGCCATGTACAATCAAAGCCAATATGAAAAGGCCATACGGCATTATGAGGAGTATTTGGAAATAAGCCCGACCCTTGGTTTGTATAGGAACCCTGTAAAAGAAGCCGAAGTGCTCAGGAAGCTCGCCCATGCCCATGCCACGCAAGGTAGGTACTCTGTTTCATCAGGATATTTGAACAATGCCATGGCCATCGACACCACCCTGGGGAACAACCAACTGGCCATTGCGGAAGATTTTAGGCAGAAGGGGCTTCTTGAGGCCTATCTGGGAAACTATCTACAGGCGGTCAAATATTTGGAACGGACGATTTGGCTAAGCGAAGGAATGGAAAAAAGCATCAAGGACACCAAAAAATTGTCTTTGGCCGAAACCTATTTGTCCCTGGCGCAGGTCCACCAGACAATGGGGGATTATAAGGAAGCTAAGGGGCTGGCCGAGCAGGCCAACACTATTTTTGGCTCCGTTTCCAAAGGCGAAGAGGGAAAAATGGAATGTTTTCTTTTGTTGGGGGCCATCGCCAGGGAAATGAGCTTGCCGGAGGAATCAATGAAATGGACCCGGCAATCGATGGACATGGCCAAGAGGCTTCACCTCAATACGGCAAGGCAAAACCAGGCCATCGGGGACATATTTTTTCTAAAAGGGGACTATGAAGAGGGCATCAGGTACAAACTAGAAGCGCTGAAGGAAGCCAGGCAAGCGAATATCGTCCCACAGGTAATAGCTGCTTATATGAGGCTGGGTGACGCATTCATGCAACTGGGCGACAAGCAAAAGGCCAACGATTATTACCAGCAGGCCTGGGTGTTGCAAAATGGTATTGAAGATGACTCCGTTTCCAATACCTCATTGAGAATGAGGCTTGGGGACGTGGAAGGCTCGTTGCAGAAATATATCCGCTCGGGTTCCCAGATCGGTGCGGGGATTGTGAGCCTTAAAATGTGCCTGCGCTATATCAATCGGGAAAATTGGGACAGCGCACAGGCATATGCCAGGCAATCGAAATTTTTTTTTGAAAAAGCAGGCAATAATGAAGGGGTGGCCAAGGCCAACCTTACCATGGCCACCCTGTTGAACAAGCAGGACAGGATGAAGGAGGCAATCGCTTTGATTGACAAGGTAAAAGGACAAACCTTACAACCCGACCTGCAGTGGCAGGCCCTTTACCAGGAAGGAATTGCCTACGAGGCTTTGGGGGATTTTGAAGAAGCATTAAAGGCCTATGAAGGCGCAGTCGGTATAATTGACGCCATTAGGGGCAACCTGACCATTGAGGAGTTCAAGTCACTCTTTGCCGATTCAAAAGTAGCCGTGTACGACCGGTTAATCAATCTGATAATCCGTCATGGGCAAGGTTTAGGGCTTACCCCCGATCAGGTGGCCACCCAATCATTTGATTATAACGAACATTCCAGGTCGAGGGCCTTCCTGGACATGATGGGAAACAAAAAGATATCCCCCAAGTCGAATGCCGACAATCAATTGTTGGAGGAGGAACAGTTGCTCAGGTTAAAAATCCAGCAGTTAATCAGGGAATTGGACACCAACCCAAAGGCAAACCGTCAGGTATTGCTGGGAGGCCTTAAAGAGGCACGGTTAAGCCATGACCGTGTGGTGCAGGAAATAAAGTTAAACAACCCTGCCTATGCTACGGTGTCGGGCGTGGTGCCGCCAACCCTTTTGGATATCCAGTCGAACCTTTCTGATGACGCTGCCATAGTGGAATATTGGGTGGGGGAAGAGGCATTGCATATATGGGCGGTCACCCGGGATGCAGTAAAAACAAAAAGTGTTGAAATATCAAAAACCGAATTGGCGCGGCAAATTACACTATCCAGGAGGTACATTTCGGCCCAACTGCCACAGCCGGCTACCAATACCCTGCAGGGGCTTTATGGCTTGCTCTTTGAGCCCATCCGTGAGTTCGTGGAAGGATCGAAGTCCCTCATCATTGTACCGCACCGCTCCCTCCATTTTTTGCCATTCCAGGCCCTTATTTCAAAAGAAAAAAAGTACTTGATTGAAAGGTACGTGGTAAGCTATGCGCCCTCCTCTGCCATTTGGAGGTATTGCAATTCCACTTCGGTCCCCAACCACAATAAATTCCTCGGCATGGCCCTGGGGGGGATCACGATAGGGGATGCCCCGCCCCTTCCCGGGACCACAGAAGAAGTGGAGCAGATTTCAAAAATATACACGGAATTCAAAACCCTGGAAGGGAAGGAATTTACGGAGTCGGAAGCCAAAAAGGAAGTGGCCAACTACGACTATATCCATGTGGCGACCCATGGCCGGTTCAACAGCAGGGAGCCCATGTATTCCTATTTGTTGATGGGAAATTCCAATGAGGATGATGGCAAACTGACCGTTACCGAAATAATGGACATGCAAATCAATAGCCGGTTTGTAACCTTGAGTGCTTGTGAAACAGGCCTTGGGGGGTTGAGCGAAGGGGATGACCTGATAGGAATGAGCCGGGCTTTTATCTATGCCGGGGCGCCCCAGGTGGTGGTAAGCCTCTGGAAAGTGGATGATGCCACTACTTCCTGGCTGATGACCCGGTTTCATCAATATGTAAGAGGCGGGGCCCGGGTGTCGGAATCCCTGGCCCATGCCCAACGGGATTTGTTAAACCAAGAAGTAGGAACGTCCCAGGACGTTGCAGGGGCATTGGCCAACCGAAGTCCTGAACAATCAAGAACCCCTTACTATTGGGCACCCTTTGTGGTCATTGGTAGCGATAAATAA
- a CDS encoding C40 family peptidase — protein MNGENYGVCRLALVQVKAGPDDRAGQVTQLLFGDHYEVLEYSANGLWLYIKIFNDGQEGWIAIGQHHAITREYFSQINQANFKITMDLTAGILYKKNPITILLGSIVPISNSELFKMEEQFAFNGEAKSLGQKREFEFLKSIANKYLHAPYQGGGKSPFGIDASGLTQMVFKICGYPIPRDARQQAHCGTLVEGHENAKPGDLAFFHDGNGDMGHVGIILEEAKVIHASGSVRIDHLHEGGIVSPDGTKTGHWLSAIRRVLAS, from the coding sequence ATGAACGGGGAAAATTATGGGGTGTGCCGCCTTGCATTGGTGCAGGTAAAAGCGGGGCCTGACGACCGGGCAGGCCAGGTTACACAATTGCTGTTTGGCGACCATTATGAGGTGTTGGAATATTCGGCCAATGGGTTGTGGTTGTATATTAAAATTTTCAACGATGGGCAGGAAGGGTGGATCGCCATTGGACAGCACCATGCCATTACCCGGGAGTATTTCAGCCAGATCAATCAGGCCAATTTTAAGATCACCATGGACCTGACGGCCGGCATCCTGTACAAAAAAAACCCCATTACTATTTTGTTGGGGAGCATCGTGCCCATATCCAACTCTGAGTTGTTTAAAATGGAGGAACAGTTTGCTTTCAATGGCGAGGCCAAAAGCCTGGGGCAGAAGAGGGAATTTGAATTTTTGAAATCCATTGCAAACAAATACCTGCATGCCCCCTACCAAGGGGGAGGGAAAAGCCCTTTTGGCATTGATGCCTCCGGGTTGACACAAATGGTCTTCAAGATATGTGGGTACCCTATCCCCAGGGATGCCCGCCAGCAGGCCCACTGTGGCACCCTGGTGGAAGGGCACGAAAACGCCAAGCCCGGTGACCTCGCCTTCTTTCATGACGGGAATGGGGATATGGGCCATGTGGGGATTATTTTGGAAGAGGCGAAAGTCATCCATGCTTCGGGAAGTGTTAGGATTGACCACCTGCATGAAGGGGGCATTGTAAGCCCCGATGGCACAAAGACAGGCCATTGGCTGTCGGCCATCAGGAGGGTGCTGGCCTCCTGA
- a CDS encoding transporter: MRLLEKILFVFLFLMTPQAMAQVEEQLTPVQKKQKTLVTEPQTLYKGFVRGGLSFSYGTVDKYFDANGTRKSFTTNIWASSWFVQAFVVYGVTDRLQVEFRLPYRVNNIYQSYDLELDQVETIKWNASGNGLGDVNVGLGYQLVTENPLRPSLTSYFTASLPTGKKNPEAVVNDREYKRPSGSGEPSLDVRLQVRRIAYPFSYTASVSYTYFFGGKKILDPLDSQERPFRSGNNFNMDGSFNFHLNDWIAIQNTLTYFLSGKDEFDGVPEEENSWVLQYYPGLSFQVKRFRINEVFLVPISGRQSSADPSYIFALSYVF; encoded by the coding sequence ATGAGGCTATTGGAAAAGATACTGTTCGTCTTCCTGTTTTTGATGACCCCGCAGGCAATGGCGCAAGTGGAAGAACAGCTTACGCCTGTTCAAAAGAAGCAAAAGACCCTGGTGACCGAGCCCCAGACATTGTACAAGGGGTTTGTGCGCGGAGGGCTGTCTTTTAGTTATGGAACGGTGGATAAATATTTTGATGCCAACGGAACGAGGAAGTCTTTTACCACCAATATTTGGGCCAGTTCCTGGTTCGTTCAGGCGTTTGTTGTTTATGGCGTAACGGACCGTTTGCAGGTTGAATTCCGGCTTCCTTATCGGGTCAATAACATTTATCAATCGTACGACCTGGAATTGGACCAGGTGGAAACAATTAAATGGAACGCAAGCGGCAATGGTTTGGGCGATGTGAATGTGGGCCTGGGCTACCAACTTGTTACGGAAAACCCTTTAAGGCCTTCCCTTACGTCCTACTTTACCGCGTCATTGCCTACGGGCAAAAAGAACCCCGAAGCGGTTGTCAACGACCGGGAATACAAGCGGCCTTCAGGCAGCGGTGAACCTTCATTGGACGTTAGGTTGCAGGTAAGGAGGATTGCTTATCCATTTTCTTACACGGCCAGCGTTAGCTACACCTATTTCTTTGGGGGTAAGAAAATATTGGATCCATTGGACAGCCAGGAAAGGCCGTTTCGTTCTGGCAACAATTTCAATATGGATGGCAGTTTCAATTTTCATCTGAATGACTGGATTGCCATACAAAACACATTGACCTATTTTTTATCCGGCAAAGATGAGTTTGATGGCGTGCCCGAGGAAGAAAATTCCTGGGTATTGCAATACTATCCCGGGCTAAGTTTTCAGGTAAAGAGGTTTAGGATAAACGAGGTTTTCCTGGTCCCCATCAGTGGAAGGCAAAGTTCGGCAGACCCCAGTTATATTTTTGCGTTGTCATATGTATTTTAA
- a CDS encoding T9SS type A sorting domain-containing protein — MTRSVYDAANDIVYVTGTYDAATNPPDFDPDPFNVETLTAYGPAGTTDIYLATYHQDGTFLKVIGVGGDGNDFPLAIDYDASGNVYLGGSFNSSIIDLDPDVPTQSLANSGGFDGFMVVFDPLGNYLQSSGANTTGSDAVRGLKIDQFGDLVVTGNINGNMFCERYAGGDISQLPAFSFSIPGADGRELLLDSNDDIIVCGVYTGTVDFDPGLGVAFASTIALRDFYIAYYNAFDGSLIDLVTFGGQGDELVRRVAIGPSDEIYFTGQFDMAFDADPLGGTTLTPVGDYDVFVSKFNNDLTLAWAHSFGGSLYDNINGLVVNDFGDAFVAGLFQGNVDFDPGPSNYNILSTNEDAFLMKFNTDGTFGSVIGLGNSGYDEIEALVKIDNSVTLSFAGFATLNAELDPNCAIVTLDEYGYGWLGYQDVALLSAPVDQPTNLAFSNVTASTISAAFSPAASTPDGYLVLMSAGALPDIDPVDGVDYCLNDQLGTNGSGEVIYAIANGDINGFTTVGHSPGEQLFYKVFSYNGFGAATNYNTTSPLTGSQVTLTAAVAPAIQASGLQFSTITNNAADITWTRGDGESVIIVAKADNPVSEAPTLGQTYTASDAFGTPASQLGFDGNYVIYNGTGTDVTINNLVPGTTYHVAAYEYNGSSGTQSYLTTSATGNPSQFTTTNICAGDITGPDVFSLNSSLTVDQGADVNVSVSVSDSQGCPITEVKIYYVELENIADTDNPPYIEATMTEASAGTYTYTIAGASNGVGVLFDFEATNQAGLYGYPNRNYVVAVNVPDKGYTIPINSFGADQSNYRIVSLPLSGTNTSIEAVFDELGQYDRTKWRMYQYGSGNTSELTGSSTMAAGRGYWLIVREDPGPITVGAGTTVTAPFTLNLSQGWNLIGNPYNFDINWAGILAFNGDPVEVSPDLKVYKGSGAYTNGTELEKFSGGFVLASSPVSLDVPTYLDPAIQGRRVKPNHPSRQKNDIGQPDWELQLNVKSGGLMNTFGGLGMDRNALLGFDRYDELTLPRFLDYVEIVHDRPQVFNANYTRDMVPTAENFTWDFDIESNLEDPIVELTWDNSNFGNNNKGLYLWDEALSTAVNMRAQAGYLLNRNLSDRLKVVYGNPDYIKERIRVDELVFHNVSPNPATQKALISFTLPGNAMPQETEISAMDLMGRKIWKYNAQLDAGYHEVDWDIDHRTAKGIYLVQVRSGNVLKSKRIIIK; from the coding sequence GTGACGAGATCGGTTTATGACGCGGCCAATGATATCGTTTACGTGACGGGTACCTATGATGCCGCCACCAACCCTCCTGACTTTGACCCGGACCCCTTCAACGTGGAGACGTTGACCGCGTATGGCCCCGCAGGAACAACTGATATTTACCTTGCCACTTACCATCAGGATGGGACCTTCCTGAAGGTGATAGGAGTTGGTGGGGACGGCAATGATTTTCCCCTCGCCATTGATTATGATGCATCGGGCAATGTGTACTTGGGCGGCTCATTCAATAGCAGCATTATTGACCTTGACCCTGATGTTCCAACACAAAGCCTGGCCAATTCAGGTGGGTTTGACGGCTTTATGGTGGTGTTTGACCCGCTTGGGAATTACTTGCAATCGTCTGGTGCCAACACCACAGGGTCAGATGCAGTACGTGGCCTTAAGATCGACCAATTTGGGGACCTGGTGGTGACAGGGAATATCAATGGCAATATGTTTTGTGAACGTTACGCGGGCGGGGACATTAGCCAACTACCGGCCTTCTCCTTTTCCATCCCTGGGGCGGATGGGCGTGAATTATTGCTCGATTCAAACGATGATATCATTGTATGTGGTGTGTACACAGGTACTGTTGATTTTGATCCCGGACTTGGCGTTGCATTCGCTTCGACAATTGCTTTGCGTGATTTTTACATTGCTTACTATAACGCATTTGATGGATCACTGATTGATTTGGTGACTTTTGGGGGGCAAGGGGACGAACTGGTAAGGCGAGTGGCCATTGGGCCATCCGATGAAATTTATTTTACAGGTCAATTTGATATGGCCTTTGATGCTGATCCTTTAGGGGGTACTACTTTGACTCCGGTGGGCGACTACGATGTGTTTGTCTCAAAATTCAATAACGACCTTACCCTGGCATGGGCACATTCTTTTGGGGGTTCGTTGTATGACAATATCAACGGGCTTGTTGTCAACGACTTTGGCGATGCTTTTGTGGCCGGATTGTTCCAGGGCAATGTTGACTTTGACCCCGGCCCATCAAATTACAATATCCTCTCGACCAATGAAGATGCTTTTTTGATGAAGTTTAATACAGATGGAACGTTTGGTTCGGTCATAGGGCTGGGCAATAGCGGCTATGACGAAATTGAAGCCCTGGTGAAAATTGACAACTCTGTGACCCTTTCATTTGCGGGTTTTGCCACCCTGAATGCAGAGCTGGACCCCAACTGTGCCATCGTCACTTTGGATGAATACGGTTATGGGTGGCTCGGGTACCAGGATGTGGCCCTGCTGTCGGCACCTGTCGACCAGCCCACCAACCTCGCCTTTTCAAATGTCACGGCTTCGACCATTTCCGCGGCCTTTTCACCGGCCGCATCAACGCCCGATGGCTACCTCGTGTTGATGTCGGCTGGGGCCTTGCCCGACATCGACCCTGTGGACGGAGTGGATTACTGTTTGAACGATCAGCTGGGGACCAATGGGTCCGGTGAGGTCATTTATGCCATCGCCAATGGGGACATCAACGGGTTTACCACCGTTGGCCACTCTCCCGGGGAACAATTGTTTTATAAAGTTTTTTCCTACAATGGTTTTGGCGCGGCCACAAATTACAATACCACCAGCCCCCTTACGGGTTCACAAGTCACACTTACGGCTGCTGTTGCCCCGGCCATACAGGCCAGCGGGTTACAGTTTTCTACCATCACCAACAACGCAGCGGACATCACCTGGACAAGGGGGGATGGCGAGTCGGTAATAATTGTGGCCAAGGCAGATAACCCTGTAAGCGAAGCGCCCACCCTGGGACAAACCTATACCGCCTCCGATGCTTTTGGCACGCCCGCCTCCCAATTGGGGTTCGATGGCAATTATGTAATCTATAATGGAACGGGCACGGATGTTACCATCAATAACCTTGTGCCAGGCACTACCTATCATGTTGCGGCTTATGAATACAACGGCAGCAGTGGCACTCAAAGTTACCTGACCACTTCAGCTACTGGTAACCCATCACAGTTTACCACCACCAATATTTGTGCGGGCGACATCACCGGACCGGATGTCTTTTCGCTTAACAGTTCGCTGACCGTTGACCAGGGGGCCGATGTCAATGTTTCCGTTAGTGTGTCCGATTCACAAGGGTGCCCCATCACTGAAGTGAAGATATATTATGTGGAGTTGGAAAATATAGCGGATACGGACAACCCACCCTATATCGAGGCCACCATGACGGAAGCTTCGGCAGGGACTTATACCTATACCATCGCTGGTGCCAGCAATGGCGTGGGGGTGCTCTTCGATTTTGAGGCGACCAACCAGGCCGGGCTGTATGGTTACCCGAACAGGAATTATGTGGTTGCGGTAAACGTCCCTGACAAAGGCTATACCATTCCTATTAACAGTTTTGGGGCCGACCAATCCAATTATCGGATCGTGTCCCTTCCTTTGTCGGGCACCAACACCTCCATCGAAGCGGTCTTTGACGAGTTGGGCCAATATGACCGCACGAAGTGGAGGATGTACCAATACGGTAGCGGCAATACTTCCGAATTGACAGGGAGTTCCACCATGGCCGCTGGACGGGGCTACTGGCTGATTGTAAGGGAGGATCCCGGCCCCATCACCGTAGGTGCCGGCACCACCGTAACGGCACCATTTACACTTAACCTGAGCCAGGGCTGGAACCTCATTGGCAACCCCTACAATTTTGATATCAATTGGGCAGGAATATTGGCCTTCAATGGCGACCCGGTAGAGGTAAGCCCAGACCTAAAAGTTTATAAAGGGTCCGGGGCCTATACCAACGGGACGGAGTTGGAGAAGTTTTCGGGTGGCTTTGTCCTGGCTTCAAGCCCTGTTTCCCTTGACGTTCCCACTTACCTCGACCCGGCCATTCAGGGAAGAAGGGTCAAGCCCAACCACCCGTCACGGCAAAAAAACGATATTGGGCAACCCGATTGGGAACTGCAGCTCAATGTCAAAAGCGGTGGGTTGATGAATACCTTTGGCGGGTTGGGCATGGACCGCAATGCCCTTTTGGGGTTCGATCGTTATGATGAACTCACGCTGCCCCGGTTTTTGGATTACGTGGAAATCGTGCATGACAGGCCGCAGGTATTTAATGCCAATTACACCAGGGACATGGTGCCAACAGCCGAAAACTTTACATGGGATTTCGATATCGAATCCAACCTGGAGGACCCTATTGTGGAATTGACCTGGGACAACTCCAATTTTGGCAACAATAACAAGGGGCTTTATTTATGGGACGAGGCACTTTCAACGGCAGTAAATATGAGGGCGCAGGCGGGTTATCTCCTGAACAGGAACCTATCCGATAGGCTAAAAGTGGTTTACGGAAACCCGGACTACATAAAAGAAAGGATAAGGGTTGATGAATTGGTATTTCACAATGTATCCCCCAATCCAGCCACCCAAAAGGCTTTGATTTCGTTTACCCTGCCAGGGAACGCCATGCCCCAGGAAACTGAAATAAGTGCTATGGACCTAATGGGCAGGAAAATATGGAAATATAATGCCCAATTGGACGCAGGTTACCATGAGGTGGATTGGGATATAGACCATAGGACCGCAAAGGGGATTTATCTCGTCCAGGTACGATCTGGCAATGTTTTAAAAAGCAAGCGAATAATAATTAAATAG
- a CDS encoding response regulator, with translation MARQTPLEVEEGGEEGLPGTPVLLVIEDNEDLLGYLERNLGPRFKIELARHGEEGVHKAKKIVPDIILCDWMMPKKSGVDVCRALKEDELTSHVPIVLLTARADSSSKIEGLETGADDYITKPFELVELMARLDNLIEQRKKLKEKFGMTAWGAHPKRAQSLDEQFLSRLHGLVESNLANSKLNVDWLSREMGVSRVQLHRKLTALVGRPASEIIKEYKLNRAAELLRQQAGNVSDVAYQVGFENVSYFTKVFKDKFKVTPSEFS, from the coding sequence GTGGCCAGGCAAACACCATTGGAAGTTGAAGAGGGTGGGGAAGAAGGCCTGCCTGGAACCCCTGTTTTGCTGGTGATAGAGGACAATGAGGATTTACTGGGTTACCTGGAGAGGAACCTGGGCCCCCGTTTTAAAATCGAACTGGCCCGTCATGGGGAAGAAGGGGTGCACAAAGCCAAAAAGATTGTACCGGATATAATTTTGTGCGATTGGATGATGCCCAAAAAAAGCGGGGTGGACGTGTGCAGGGCCTTGAAGGAGGACGAGCTTACCTCCCATGTGCCGATTGTGTTGCTCACCGCACGGGCCGATTCATCTTCCAAAATTGAAGGACTGGAAACCGGTGCGGACGATTACATTACCAAACCATTCGAACTGGTGGAACTGATGGCCAGGCTGGACAACTTGATCGAGCAGAGGAAAAAACTAAAGGAAAAATTTGGCATGACGGCATGGGGCGCCCACCCGAAAAGGGCACAGTCCCTTGACGAACAATTCTTGTCAAGGCTCCATGGGCTGGTTGAAAGCAACCTTGCCAACAGTAAATTGAACGTGGACTGGCTGTCCCGGGAAATGGGGGTGAGCAGGGTGCAATTGCACAGGAAACTGACGGCCCTCGTGGGGCGGCCTGCGAGTGAAATAATCAAGGAATACAAACTTAACCGGGCGGCCGAACTGCTGCGGCAGCAGGCAGGAAATGTGTCTGACGTGGCCTATCAGGTGGGGTTTGAAAATGTGTCTTATTTCACAAAGGTCTTTAAGGACAAATTCAAAGTTACCCCTTCTGAATTCAGCTGA
- a CDS encoding helix-turn-helix transcriptional regulator — translation MLTPKEFEVLNLVSKGHPTHVIAEKMGISAYTVEGHRKQLLKKFRAKNSIDMVRKAMKEKWLKN, via the coding sequence ATGCTTACGCCAAAGGAATTTGAAGTGCTGAACCTGGTGTCCAAAGGCCATCCCACCCATGTAATAGCAGAAAAAATGGGGATCAGTGCCTACACGGTGGAAGGACATCGCAAACAATTATTGAAAAAGTTTCGGGCCAAAAATTCCATAGACATGGTAAGAAAGGCAATGAAGGAAAAATGGTTGAAAAATTAA